From one Erythrobacter sp. HKB08 genomic stretch:
- a CDS encoding arylesterase, whose protein sequence is MKLSHLSIVPALLLAACGSEAPAPAPGEESEIDRPLAQPVMGPQRNILAFGNSLFAGYNVDKADSYPSKLEAALRARGVNARVTNAGVSGDTTQAGLQRLNFTLDAQAQKPDLFILELGGNDLLRGLNPDQTRENLSAMLAELKRREIPVLIMGMRAPPNFGEFQGEFDNLYPELAKEFGADLYPFFLEEIYTQPELFQSDRIHPTPSGIEELVAGTVDEVIEALPEAN, encoded by the coding sequence ATGAAACTTAGCCATTTGTCGATTGTTCCCGCGCTTCTCCTGGCCGCCTGCGGCAGCGAAGCCCCTGCACCAGCACCCGGCGAAGAGAGCGAGATAGATCGCCCGCTCGCGCAGCCCGTCATGGGGCCGCAGCGCAATATCCTCGCCTTCGGGAACAGCCTGTTCGCCGGCTACAATGTCGACAAGGCGGACAGCTATCCCTCCAAGCTGGAGGCGGCCCTGCGCGCGCGCGGCGTCAATGCGCGGGTGACCAATGCGGGCGTGTCGGGCGACACGACCCAGGCGGGCCTGCAGCGGCTCAACTTCACGCTCGATGCGCAGGCGCAAAAGCCGGACCTGTTCATTCTCGAGCTCGGCGGCAACGATTTGCTGCGCGGGCTGAACCCGGACCAGACGCGCGAAAATCTCTCGGCCATGCTGGCGGAATTGAAGCGGCGGGAAATCCCGGTCCTGATCATGGGCATGCGCGCACCGCCGAATTTCGGCGAGTTCCAGGGTGAATTCGACAATCTCTATCCCGAGCTTGCGAAGGAATTCGGCGCGGACCTCTATCCCTTCTTCCTCGAGGAGATCTACACGCAGCCCGAGCTGTTCCAGTCCGACCGCATCCACCCGACACCGAGCGGGATCGAGGAGCTGGTGGCAGGCACGGTCGACGAGGTGATCGAGGCGCTGCCCGAAGCGAACTGA
- a CDS encoding ABC transporter permease, whose translation MSAALPWSTAWRIARRDLNARFKGLRLLLVCLFLGTGALAAIGTLTGAIERELANRGQELLGGDLEIEVWQRDLNPDEQAALAAYGEISGGTRLQAMASAGDNAAPVGLKAIDGNWPLYGEFTLKDGRSAGAPAEGSAWLDQGAMDRLGIEVGETFRVGTQTLTAAGVIENEPDKLSEGFSLGPTVLVAESFPQAAGLIAPGSMYQSKYRVAFNGARDPEVVEEELTEQFPNSGFDFRTRDRASPGADRFVGRMGEFLTLVGLAALVIAGIGIGGGVSSYLEARRTSIATLKVLGASSKDIARIYALQIGAAALAGSLLGLLTGMLVTPLLATALDGLLPVERGFVFEPSALLLAAGYGLLVALVFAATPILRARRYPAMALMRARIVPLARDGRALMWVLGGLIGIVALALLTSRQPMLSGAFLGGAAAMLLLLALLGWGIRKLAGALPTPKNPLVRAALANLHRPGASTGALVTALGFGLSAFVLLAAIQSSINGNIESRVPQEAPDYFVLDIPQDRVEQFEGLVRAEDPDAMVRAIPALRGAILAYGAEENPTRVADLEEIPEGAWALRGERGLTYAEEVPQGNSIVEGQWWGPMYEGEPLVSVDIEFAETIGLEVGDILTVGVLGVERTARVANLRQIDWESMGFNYVLVFSPNALRDAPHNFAATIELTEGTPTGPLLRGLVQALPSASVIEIGGVLEQARTILTQVGVATFAAASVAVLAGLAVLIGAIAAARAARTYDTVVLRVLGASRRQVLLMQLAEYGLLALVLAGVALAIGTGLGWLVITQLFEFDWLPDWGEILAVLGAGLLFVLVFALAGSLPLLRAKPAQALRAL comes from the coding sequence ATGAGCGCGGCGCTTCCCTGGTCGACCGCTTGGCGGATCGCGCGGCGCGATCTCAACGCCCGCTTCAAGGGCCTACGGCTGCTGCTCGTGTGCCTGTTCCTCGGCACCGGGGCGCTCGCTGCAATCGGGACGCTGACCGGCGCCATCGAGCGCGAGCTTGCCAATCGCGGGCAGGAACTGCTCGGCGGCGACCTGGAAATTGAGGTCTGGCAGCGCGATCTCAATCCCGACGAACAGGCGGCGCTCGCAGCCTATGGCGAGATTTCCGGCGGGACACGCCTGCAAGCCATGGCGAGCGCGGGCGACAACGCCGCGCCCGTCGGCCTCAAAGCGATCGACGGAAACTGGCCGCTCTACGGCGAATTCACGCTCAAGGACGGTCGGAGCGCAGGCGCCCCGGCTGAGGGCAGCGCATGGCTCGACCAAGGGGCGATGGACCGGCTCGGCATTGAGGTCGGCGAGACCTTCCGCGTCGGCACGCAGACGCTCACCGCAGCGGGTGTCATCGAGAACGAGCCCGACAAGCTGAGCGAGGGATTCTCCCTCGGCCCGACGGTGCTCGTCGCAGAGAGTTTCCCGCAGGCTGCCGGCCTCATCGCACCGGGCTCGATGTACCAGAGCAAGTATCGCGTCGCCTTCAACGGCGCGCGCGATCCCGAGGTCGTCGAGGAAGAACTGACCGAACAGTTCCCCAATTCCGGGTTCGATTTCCGCACCCGCGACCGCGCCTCGCCCGGTGCCGACCGCTTCGTCGGGCGCATGGGCGAGTTCCTGACGCTCGTCGGCCTCGCCGCGCTGGTTATCGCGGGTATCGGCATCGGCGGCGGCGTCTCGTCCTACCTAGAGGCGCGCCGCACGAGCATTGCGACGCTGAAAGTCCTCGGCGCTTCGAGCAAGGACATCGCGCGCATCTATGCACTGCAGATCGGTGCTGCGGCGCTCGCGGGCAGCCTGCTCGGCCTGCTCACCGGCATGCTCGTGACACCGCTTCTGGCGACTGCCCTCGACGGGCTTCTCCCGGTCGAGAGGGGCTTCGTCTTCGAGCCTTCCGCACTGCTGCTCGCTGCAGGCTACGGGCTGCTGGTTGCGCTGGTCTTCGCTGCGACGCCCATCCTGCGCGCACGGCGCTATCCCGCCATGGCACTGATGCGGGCGCGCATCGTCCCTCTCGCCCGTGACGGTCGCGCGCTAATGTGGGTGCTGGGAGGCTTGATCGGTATCGTCGCCCTCGCCCTGCTCACTTCGCGCCAGCCCATGCTGTCGGGCGCCTTCCTCGGCGGCGCGGCAGCGATGCTGCTGCTGCTTGCCCTCCTCGGCTGGGGGATCCGCAAGCTTGCCGGCGCGCTGCCGACGCCGAAGAACCCGCTGGTGCGCGCCGCGCTCGCCAATCTGCATCGCCCCGGCGCCTCGACAGGGGCGCTGGTGACCGCGCTCGGCTTCGGCCTCAGTGCGTTCGTCCTGCTCGCCGCAATACAGTCGAGCATCAATGGCAATATCGAAAGCCGGGTGCCTCAGGAGGCACCGGATTACTTCGTGCTCGATATCCCGCAGGACAGGGTCGAGCAGTTCGAAGGTCTGGTCCGGGCCGAGGATCCCGACGCGATGGTTCGAGCGATCCCTGCCCTTCGCGGCGCAATCCTCGCCTATGGTGCGGAAGAGAACCCGACCCGCGTGGCGGACCTCGAGGAAATCCCGGAAGGCGCCTGGGCGCTGCGCGGCGAGCGCGGCCTGACCTATGCCGAGGAAGTCCCGCAGGGCAATTCCATCGTCGAAGGGCAATGGTGGGGCCCGATGTACGAGGGCGAACCGCTCGTTTCGGTCGACATCGAATTTGCCGAGACGATCGGTCTCGAAGTCGGTGACATTCTGACAGTCGGGGTTCTCGGGGTGGAACGGACCGCGCGCGTCGCGAACCTGCGCCAGATCGACTGGGAGAGCATGGGCTTCAACTACGTGCTGGTCTTCAGCCCGAATGCCCTGCGCGATGCCCCGCACAACTTCGCCGCGACCATCGAGCTGACCGAGGGCACGCCGACCGGGCCGCTCCTCCGCGGTCTTGTGCAGGCGCTGCCATCGGCCTCGGTTATCGAGATCGGCGGCGTGCTCGAACAGGCCCGCACCATCCTGACGCAGGTTGGCGTTGCAACCTTTGCGGCCGCGTCGGTCGCCGTCCTTGCAGGGCTAGCCGTCCTCATCGGAGCCATCGCGGCTGCGCGCGCCGCGCGGACCTACGACACGGTCGTCCTACGCGTCCTCGGAGCGAGCCGCAGGCAGGTCCTGCTGATGCAGCTGGCCGAATACGGGCTGCTTGCGCTTGTGCTCGCCGGCGTCGCGCTCGCCATCGGGACCGGGCTCGGCTGGCTGGTCATCACCCAGCTGTTCGAGTTCGACTGGCTGCCCGACTGGGGCGAGATTCTTGCCGTTCTCGGTGCCGGTCTGCTGTTCGTGCTGGTCTTCGCACTCGCCGGCTCACTCCCGCTCCTGAGAGCGAAACCGGCGCAGGCGCTTCGCGCGCTTTAA
- a CDS encoding RDD family protein, with product MDNYAGFWIRTGAYLIDSILLTFVMLIILFVMGGAIGLASDPGGPSDAAAGVGVVIMYLLIFGGQWLYFALMESSEKQATLGKMAVGIIVTDEHGGRLSFGRATGRYFGKILSGLIMYIGYIMVAFTDRKQGLHDMLASTLVVHGRPGDVAADPAVFS from the coding sequence ATGGATAATTACGCAGGTTTCTGGATACGCACGGGGGCGTATCTGATCGACAGCATTCTGCTGACGTTCGTCATGCTCATCATCCTGTTCGTGATGGGCGGGGCGATCGGTCTTGCATCGGATCCGGGCGGACCGTCCGATGCCGCGGCAGGTGTCGGGGTCGTTATCATGTACCTGCTGATCTTCGGCGGGCAGTGGCTGTATTTCGCGCTGATGGAGAGTTCGGAAAAGCAGGCCACGCTCGGCAAGATGGCGGTCGGCATCATCGTGACCGACGAACATGGCGGGCGCCTGAGCTTCGGGCGCGCGACGGGTCGCTATTTCGGCAAGATCCTGTCGGGCCTGATCATGTACATCGGCTACATCATGGTCGCCTTCACCGACCGCAAGCAGGGCCTGCACGACATGCTCGCCTCCACGCTGGTGGTACATGGCAGGCCGGGTGACGTCGCGGCCGATCCAGCCGTCTTCAGTTGA
- the recF gene encoding DNA replication/repair protein RecF, with the protein MALDRINLSSFRNHAETALDGARRFNLLVGENGAGKTNVLEAISLFAPGRGLRRAALAEMASSGGAGGFSVGATLDPLDGEEPVRLGTYTDAAQPGRRRVRVNGSETSAISLGEWLAIGWLTPAMDRLFMDSAGGRRRFLDRLALAIRPDHARHASRYENALRERNRLLSDESAPDPAWLDGIEAQMVEHGGELIAGRLSTIIRLKKAIAELPEEPFARPELTYSAGGPETPGEFREALRSGRSRDRAAGRTLTGPHRDDLLVSMAGKDMPAANCSTGEQKAMLIAIILAHAELAAAGRPNVLLLDEVAAHLDPLRRKALFDRLRASGAQVWLTGTELAPFADIREEAAIWQVEGGAVRRL; encoded by the coding sequence ATGGCGCTCGACCGCATCAACCTTTCCAGCTTCCGCAACCATGCCGAAACCGCGCTTGATGGTGCGCGACGGTTCAACCTGCTGGTGGGCGAAAACGGCGCAGGGAAGACCAATGTGCTCGAAGCGATCTCGCTGTTCGCGCCTGGCCGCGGGTTGCGACGCGCGGCATTGGCCGAAATGGCATCGTCGGGTGGTGCCGGCGGTTTCTCGGTCGGCGCGACGCTCGATCCGCTCGATGGGGAGGAGCCAGTCAGGCTCGGCACCTATACCGATGCAGCCCAGCCGGGCCGCAGGCGCGTGCGCGTCAACGGCAGCGAGACCAGCGCCATCTCGCTTGGCGAGTGGCTCGCGATTGGCTGGCTCACGCCGGCAATGGACCGGTTGTTCATGGATAGCGCAGGCGGCAGGCGCCGCTTCCTCGACCGGCTGGCCCTTGCCATTCGCCCCGACCATGCCCGCCATGCCTCGCGCTACGAGAACGCCCTGCGCGAGCGCAATCGCCTCCTGTCGGACGAAAGCGCGCCCGATCCGGCATGGCTCGACGGGATCGAAGCCCAGATGGTCGAGCATGGGGGCGAACTTATTGCCGGACGACTTTCCACCATCATCCGGCTGAAAAAGGCAATCGCCGAGCTGCCCGAAGAGCCTTTCGCGCGTCCGGAACTAACCTATTCCGCGGGCGGACCTGAAACGCCGGGAGAATTTCGCGAGGCCTTGCGCAGCGGCCGCTCGCGCGATCGTGCAGCCGGGCGCACCCTCACCGGCCCTCACCGCGATGACCTGCTCGTTTCGATGGCTGGCAAGGACATGCCCGCCGCCAATTGTTCGACCGGCGAGCAGAAGGCGATGCTGATTGCGATCATCCTCGCCCATGCAGAGCTCGCGGCCGCCGGCCGGCCCAATGTTCTGCTGCTCGACGAGGTCGCAGCCCATCTCGATCCGTTACGCCGCAAGGCGCTGTTCGACCGCCTGCGTGCGAGCGGCGCGCAGGTCTGGCTCACTGGCACCGAGCTCGCGCCATTCGCCGATATCCGCGAAGAAGCCGCGATCTGGCAGGTCGAAGGCGGCGCGGTCCGCCGCCTCTAG
- a CDS encoding TonB-dependent receptor produces MKKTVTGFTGSSRYAMLVGLAAVGFGMPSVAAAQDGQPDTATDTVVEENEEFDTSNAIIVTATKREQTLQETPVSVSVTTGETLERAEIRDLIDLQTVSPSLRVSQLQSSANTTFIIRGFGNGANNFGIEPSVGVFIDGVFRSRSAGQIADIANVARVEVLRGPQSTLFGKNASAGVISVVTREPQFQFGGSVSATYGNYNQIVLKGDVTGPLSDSLAFSVDGNLNKRDGYVDVVNLGEDINERDRYSVRGQLLFDNGGPVKIRAIGDYSKIDELCCYVGNVRFGPTSPLVFAVGGAVGNEDIFDDRAFLNILPENEIENYGGSIQGDIEFGAFTLTSITAYRELRSFNQQDVDFTSADIVNELRDQAVDTFTQEVRLTSDFDGPFNFLLGGFFFDESIEQNSGLTTGSDSRLFFDLLAGAGTPGTLSGVEFGLGLPQNSIFAPGPLTTEVFTLDNQSWSVFGTVDLEVTDWLTLTGGFNYTDDKKDFALSQASFDPLANINVVDAVIVGQIAGALQIPPSQVTPAVINGFATNPQTAPIFQQIAAAATNPQLNPLLGLQALQFQPPFLALPNAVEPGQTRDDDFSYTLRASADLSDRVNAYFTYATGFKASSVNLSRDSRPAFGDFIPGPFGSTILAPSSPIRDAGLAVPNLSTGSRFAGPEEAEVFELGLKANFPGLSFNLALFDQTIEGFQSFAFTGTGFALANAGSQSTRGFEFDATISPADPLVFTFATTYLDAKYDSFPGSAVGDLSGLRPAGIPEWTIATSATYTHEFGYSGNRLIGRVDYYHESDTQILDGLPDFIDTSLADPFAPAREIARLYSREVNQVNASLTLALDMGLEVSLWGRNLTNDRYLTTIFPGVAQSQTISGYPNAPRTYGGTVRFKF; encoded by the coding sequence ATGAAAAAGACTGTTACCGGATTCACCGGCTCGTCGCGCTATGCGATGCTCGTCGGCCTCGCTGCCGTCGGCTTCGGCATGCCCAGCGTTGCTGCCGCTCAGGACGGCCAACCCGACACCGCGACCGACACGGTCGTCGAAGAGAACGAAGAGTTCGACACCAGCAACGCGATCATCGTCACCGCGACCAAGCGCGAACAGACGCTGCAGGAAACCCCGGTTTCGGTCAGCGTGACCACCGGCGAAACGCTCGAGCGCGCGGAAATCCGCGACCTTATCGACCTGCAGACCGTCTCGCCGTCGCTGCGCGTCAGCCAGCTGCAGAGCTCGGCCAACACCACTTTCATCATTCGCGGCTTCGGTAACGGCGCCAACAACTTCGGCATCGAGCCGTCGGTCGGTGTCTTCATCGACGGCGTGTTCCGTTCGCGTTCGGCCGGCCAGATCGCCGACATCGCCAACGTCGCCCGCGTCGAAGTCCTGCGCGGCCCGCAGTCGACGCTGTTCGGCAAGAACGCTTCGGCCGGTGTCATTTCGGTCGTCACCCGCGAACCGCAGTTCCAGTTCGGCGGCTCTGTCTCGGCGACCTACGGCAACTACAACCAGATCGTCCTCAAGGGCGATGTGACCGGCCCGCTTAGCGACAGCCTCGCCTTCTCGGTCGACGGCAACCTCAACAAGCGCGACGGTTATGTCGACGTCGTCAATCTCGGCGAAGACATCAACGAGCGCGACCGTTACTCGGTGCGCGGCCAGCTGCTGTTCGACAACGGCGGCCCGGTCAAGATCCGTGCGATCGGCGATTATTCGAAGATCGACGAGCTTTGCTGCTACGTCGGCAACGTCCGCTTCGGCCCGACCTCGCCGCTGGTCTTCGCCGTCGGCGGTGCAGTGGGCAACGAAGACATCTTCGACGACCGCGCTTTCCTCAACATCCTGCCGGAAAACGAGATCGAGAACTACGGTGGCTCGATCCAGGGCGACATCGAATTCGGCGCATTCACGCTGACCTCGATCACGGCCTACCGCGAACTGCGTTCGTTCAACCAGCAGGACGTCGACTTCACCAGCGCCGACATCGTCAATGAACTGCGCGACCAGGCGGTCGACACCTTCACCCAGGAAGTTCGCCTGACCTCGGACTTCGACGGTCCGTTCAACTTCCTGCTTGGCGGTTTCTTCTTCGATGAATCGATCGAGCAGAACTCGGGCCTGACCACCGGTTCGGACTCGCGCCTGTTCTTCGACCTGCTCGCCGGTGCCGGCACGCCGGGTACGCTTTCCGGTGTCGAATTCGGTCTCGGCCTGCCGCAGAACTCGATCTTCGCACCCGGCCCGCTGACCACCGAAGTCTTCACCCTCGACAACCAGTCGTGGTCGGTCTTCGGCACGGTGGACCTCGAAGTGACCGATTGGCTGACGCTGACCGGCGGCTTCAACTACACCGACGACAAGAAGGACTTCGCTCTTTCGCAGGCGAGCTTCGACCCGCTGGCGAATATCAACGTCGTCGATGCCGTGATCGTCGGCCAGATCGCCGGCGCTCTGCAAATCCCGCCGAGCCAGGTGACGCCTGCCGTCATCAATGGTTTCGCGACCAATCCGCAGACCGCTCCGATCTTCCAGCAGATAGCTGCCGCCGCGACGAACCCGCAGCTGAACCCGCTGCTCGGCCTGCAGGCCCTGCAGTTCCAGCCGCCGTTCCTCGCGTTGCCGAATGCCGTCGAACCGGGCCAGACCCGCGACGACGACTTCAGCTACACGCTGCGCGCGTCGGCCGACCTGTCGGACCGGGTGAATGCCTATTTCACCTACGCCACGGGCTTCAAGGCATCGTCGGTCAACCTGTCGCGCGATTCGCGTCCGGCCTTCGGCGATTTCATCCCGGGTCCGTTCGGCAGCACGATCCTCGCGCCGTCCTCGCCGATCCGCGATGCCGGCCTTGCCGTGCCGAACCTCTCGACCGGTTCGCGCTTCGCGGGTCCGGAAGAAGCCGAAGTGTTCGAGCTCGGCCTGAAGGCGAACTTCCCGGGCCTGTCGTTCAACCTTGCGCTGTTCGACCAGACGATCGAGGGCTTCCAGTCCTTCGCCTTCACCGGCACGGGCTTTGCACTCGCCAACGCCGGTTCGCAGTCGACCCGCGGTTTCGAATTCGACGCAACGATCTCGCCGGCCGACCCGCTCGTCTTCACCTTCGCGACGACGTACCTCGACGCGAAGTACGACAGCTTCCCGGGTTCGGCCGTGGGTGACCTTTCGGGCCTCCGCCCGGCGGGTATCCCGGAATGGACGATCGCGACCTCGGCTACCTACACCCACGAGTTCGGCTACTCGGGCAACCGCCTGATCGGCCGCGTGGACTACTACCACGAGAGCGACACGCAGATCCTCGACGGTCTGCCGGACTTCATCGACACGTCGCTGGCCGATCCGTTCGCGCCGGCACGTGAAATCGCGCGCCTCTACAGCCGCGAAGTGAACCAGGTGAACGCATCGCTCACCCTGGCTCTCGACATGGGTCTGGAAGTCAGCCTGTGGGGCCGCAACCTGACGAACGATCGTTACCTGACGACGATCTTCCCGGGTGTCGCCCAGTCGCAGACGATCTCGGGCTATCCGAACGCACCGCGCACCTACGGCGGCACGGTTCGTTTCAAGTTCTGA
- a CDS encoding RDD family protein, translating into MVYGGFWIRVVAYIIDAIIIGIVQYVIAMILGVNMFDPEAPQTGASTLLNIISIAIGVAYFAGMESSAKQATVGKMAMGLVVTDVEGRRLSIGRAIGRYFAKILSALILLIGFIMVAFTERKQGLHDMIAGTLVLKGQPGETSDPAVFS; encoded by the coding sequence ATGGTTTATGGGGGATTTTGGATCCGCGTCGTCGCTTATATCATCGACGCGATTATTATCGGTATCGTGCAATACGTCATTGCGATGATCCTCGGGGTCAACATGTTCGACCCTGAAGCGCCGCAGACGGGTGCGAGCACTCTGCTCAACATCATCAGCATCGCGATCGGCGTTGCCTATTTCGCCGGCATGGAAAGCTCGGCCAAGCAGGCGACCGTCGGCAAGATGGCCATGGGCCTGGTCGTGACCGACGTCGAAGGGCGCCGTCTCAGCATCGGCCGCGCTATCGGCCGCTATTTCGCGAAGATCCTGTCTGCACTGATCCTGCTGATCGGCTTCATCATGGTTGCGTTCACCGAGCGCAAGCAGGGCCTGCACGACATGATCGCCGGAACGCTGGTTCTCAAGGGCCAGCCGGGCGAGACTTCGGACCCGGCTGTATTCAGCTGA
- a CDS encoding ABC transporter ATP-binding protein, whose translation MTSPQTIIARNLTLTLGQDSAPVEILRGIDLDVSDGEVLALLGPSGSGKSSLMAVLSGLERATGGSLTVAGQDFTAMDEDDLARARRGHIGIVLQAFHLLPTMTALENVATPMELSGDPGAQDRARAELEAVGLGHRLDHYPTQLSGGEQQRVAIARAIAPRPSLIFADEPTGNLDVSTGHDIIELLFNRRRETGATLLVITHDNELAERCGRIVTIADGKIASDTAAK comes from the coding sequence GTGACAAGCCCCCAGACCATTATCGCTCGCAATCTCACGCTCACTCTCGGCCAGGACAGCGCTCCGGTCGAAATCCTGCGCGGGATCGATCTCGACGTCTCCGATGGCGAGGTTCTCGCCCTGCTCGGCCCCTCCGGCTCGGGCAAGAGCTCGCTCATGGCAGTTCTCTCCGGCCTCGAACGGGCGACAGGCGGTTCGCTGACCGTCGCGGGACAAGATTTCACCGCGATGGACGAGGACGACCTCGCCCGCGCGCGCCGCGGACATATCGGGATTGTGCTGCAAGCATTCCACCTGCTGCCGACGATGACCGCGCTCGAAAACGTCGCGACCCCGATGGAGCTTTCGGGCGACCCCGGCGCGCAGGACCGCGCGCGCGCAGAACTCGAAGCGGTGGGCCTCGGCCACCGGCTCGATCACTACCCTACCCAGCTTTCGGGCGGCGAGCAGCAGCGCGTCGCCATCGCCCGCGCCATCGCGCCGCGCCCCTCGCTGATTTTCGCCGACGAACCGACGGGCAATCTCGACGTCTCGACCGGCCACGACATCATCGAGCTGCTGTTCAACCGTCGGCGCGAGACCGGCGCTACCCTCCTCGTCATCACGCATGACAACGAGTTGGCCGAACGCTGTGGTCGCATCGTGACCATCGCCGACGGCAAGATCGCGAGCGATACGGCAGCGAAATGA
- a CDS encoding DUF805 domain-containing protein, with the protein MNNQDVPPKTAIFAWMTLPYKRFADFSGRSSRREFWFYSLFLTLQYFLAMAITIGAIAAIDRTGNEASAGPGVLLVFLPVLAVFLANFVPGLALTWRRFQDFGAPGWLAIICVFAVFLLSLLAWIAYMVVMSLPPQQGENAYGPPVYGENLGDIFS; encoded by the coding sequence GTGAACAACCAGGACGTACCGCCGAAGACGGCAATCTTCGCGTGGATGACTTTGCCATACAAGCGCTTTGCCGATTTCAGCGGACGCTCGAGCCGCCGCGAGTTCTGGTTCTACAGCCTCTTCCTGACGCTGCAGTATTTCCTCGCCATGGCGATAACCATCGGCGCGATCGCAGCAATCGACCGGACGGGTAACGAGGCAAGCGCCGGACCCGGTGTGCTGTTGGTATTCCTACCCGTACTGGCCGTTTTTCTCGCCAATTTCGTGCCCGGTCTCGCGCTGACATGGCGCCGTTTTCAGGATTTCGGCGCGCCGGGCTGGCTTGCGATCATTTGCGTCTTCGCGGTCTTCCTGCTCAGCCTGCTGGCCTGGATCGCCTATATGGTCGTGATGAGCCTGCCTCCGCAGCAGGGCGAGAATGCCTATGGCCCGCCCGTCTATGGCGAGAACCTCGGCGACATTTTCAGCTAG
- a CDS encoding DUF805 domain-containing protein produces MLEKMFLPYKRYADFKGRSTRSEYWWFMLFFVGVIAIGYAMMGISGAFDPSFNPDTDAGALFYIATLGIFVFVLASLVPAIAVEVRRYHDQDRSGWFWFVRFVPIIGGFIVLVFMCLPGTKGDNRYGPDPQDQYGTGVFS; encoded by the coding sequence ATGCTCGAAAAGATGTTCCTGCCGTACAAGCGCTACGCCGACTTCAAGGGGCGCTCCACCCGCTCGGAATACTGGTGGTTCATGCTGTTCTTCGTGGGTGTCATCGCCATCGGCTATGCGATGATGGGGATCAGCGGGGCCTTCGACCCGTCGTTCAACCCCGATACCGATGCAGGCGCGCTGTTCTACATCGCGACGCTCGGGATTTTCGTGTTCGTCCTCGCAAGCCTCGTCCCCGCGATCGCGGTGGAAGTGCGTCGCTATCACGACCAGGACAGGTCGGGCTGGTTCTGGTTCGTGCGCTTCGTGCCGATCATCGGCGGCTTCATCGTACTAGTCTTCATGTGCCTGCCGGGAACCAAGGGCGACAATCGCTACGGCCCGGACCCGCAGGACCAGTACGGTACGGGCGTATTTTCCTGA